The DNA sequence CGGGCGAGATGGCACTGCGCAGCGGGGTCGCGGTGTCGGCGCTGCACTTCTACGAGCGGGAGGGCCTGATCACCAGCAGGCGCACCAGCGGCAACCAACGCCGCTACAGCCGCGACATGCTGCGCCGGGTGGCGTTCATCCGGATGTCGCAGCGGTTGGGTATCCCGCTGGCCCGCATCCGGGAAGCGATGGCCACGCTGCCCGCCGACCGGACCCCCACCAGCAAGGACTGGGCGCGGCTGTCGGCGGCGTGGCGGGCCGACCTCGATGAGCGCATCGTCCATCTGCAGCGGTTGCGCGACAACCTGACCGGGTGCATCGGATGTGGTTGCCTGAGCCTGAAGGTCTGCGCGCTGGCCAACCCGGGGGACGCGCTCGCCGAGGAGGGCCCCGGCGCCGTCCGCCTCTGAGATATCGAACGCCTGTGCGATAGACTGCCGGGCATGCAGCAGGCCCTGCAAAGCTCACTGTTCGACCACTCCGAGCGTCGCGAGCTCGGCCACGGCGCCTGGCTGGTAGGTCCGGTCGGGTTGGCTCGCGCAGGACGGCGCGAGCGACGCTGTCGATGGAGCCCTGTTCGACGAGCTGCGCGACACCGTGCCCTGGCGCGCCGAGCGCCGGCAGATGTACGACCGGGTGCTCGACGTGCCCCGGCTGGTCAGCTTCGTGGATTTTCGCAATGACGCGGCGGACCCGCCCCCACACCCCCGGCTCAAGCAGCTGCGGCGGCGGCTCAACGACGCCTACGCCGGTGAGCTCGGCGAGCCGTTCGTCACCGCGGGGCTGTGCCTGTACCGCGACGGTGAGGACAGCGTGGCCTGGCACGGTGACACGATCGGACGCAGCAGCACCGAGGACACCATGGTGGCCATCGTCGGCCTCGGCGCGACACGAGTGTTCGCGCTGCGACCGCGCGGCGGCGGGCCGGCGCTACGGTTGCGGCACGGCCACGGCGACCTGCTGGTGATGGGTGGATCCTGTCAACGCACCTGGGAGCACTGCATTCCCAAGACGGCCCGGCCCACCGGACCCCGCATCAGCATCCAGTTCCGGCCGCACAACGTGCGTTAGCCCTGGACCAGCTCCACCGCGCGCGTCACCAGGTCGCGGGCCCGCCCGGTGTCGACCCGGGCGACCGGCTGGTCCGGCACGACCAGCGGATTGGCGGTGACGATGACGATGAAGGGCCCGAAGTTCGCCACGTAGTTGTACAGCTCACCGGTACGCGATCCGGCCTGTGTGGTGGTCTGCAGCACGCGGTGGGTCCCGACGGTTTCGGTGTCCTCGATCTGCGGGGCCTCGATCACCTCGACCAGTCCGCGGATGCCCGGCCCGGTGAAGGTGACCTTCTGGCATTGGTCGCTCGGGCGGTTGACCGGCACCGGCTCCGAGGTCTCCACGGCCATCACGATGTAGCGGACTCCGTCGCCTTCGGCGGTGGTGGCGGCCATGTTGCCCTGCACGTCGGGCGGCAGGGTCCGCTCGTTGGCGAGCTTGCCGCAGTCGGCCGGGTCGAACGTGAGCCCCTCGGGCAGCGTCTGCGGACCCAGCAGCCGCGGATCGATGGCCGCCGGGCCGACGGTGCTGACCGTGAACGGCGGGCCGAACGAGTCCTCGATGCCCGCGATGTTGGCGATGTCGGCGTCAGCCAGATCGGATTGGCTTGTCGCGCAGGAGGCCAGCAGCACCGCGCACGCGCTCAGGGCCGGCACGGTCAGCTTGGGGTTCGACATCGCCGCCAAATGTACCCGCGCGGACCTGCTCAACTGCGCAGCGCCGACACGGTTTCCACCAGCAGGTCGGCCGCGAACGCCGCGTCCAGGCGCGGGTACGCCGAGCCGGGATCGGTGACCAGCGCGACGAAGCAGACGAAGTGTCCGAGGTGGGCGACGAAGGTGTCGGCGTCCGCGCGGGTCTCGGTTCCACCCTCGACGACGGTGGTCGCTGCGGTGGCCATCCCGACGGTGTGAGCCGCCTCGAGGGCCGGGGCCGGTAGCTCGCGCACCGTTGCGCTGGTGTGCCCCGCTGTCGCCGTCCACGACTGGCAGGCCACCGCCTCGACGGGCGGGCCGGGGGCGTCGGTGACGGGCGGACCGGGCGCGTCGGTGACGGGCGGACCTGGCGCGGCAGCGGCGACGATGGCGTAGATGATGCCGCCGGGTCCCGAAGCCGACCAGCCCTGCGCCGAGTCGGGACGCACCGGCGGGGCCGCCAGCTCGACGCACTGCGCGGGCTGCGCCTCGACCGGACCGGCCAACCCCCACACCGCCAACGGTGTCGGCGCGCCGGTGTAGGGGGCGACCTCATAGCCCGGTGGGAGCGCGTGGCGGGCGCGGTCGATACGAGCAGGTTCGACGGTGAGGTCCGGCGCCGTCGTGCCCGCCGGGGGCGCGGACTCGGGCGCCCCGGCACATCCGGCGCACACCATCCCGAGTGCAACCAGCGCAGCCAACGGGCGCAGCCTCACAGGCCGTTGATACCACGGCGAACTCTGTGCGGCCGGCTGCAACACCGACGTCGGCGCTGCGGCTATGCTGCGCTGACATGAGCACCCCCATGCGCGCCGGCGTCGTCGCCGCCGCTGCCGTCGCCCTCGCGGTCGGGTTGTCCGCCTGCGGGTCGGACACCGCGACCGAGGGCTCGGCCACCACCGAGCAGAGCACCGAAACCACCAGCGCAGCGCCGACCACGTCGGCCCAGGCCTCGGGCCCCGAAGCCGGCCCGAAGATGACGATCGACGAGTACGTCGCCCAGAACGACATCGTCCAGACTCCGGTCCTGCCCGACGACCCGGATGCGCCGGCGGTGACGCTGCCCATCGCGCAGGGCTGGGAGGACATGGGCGATCAGAGCCCACCCGGGGCCTACCGCGCCATGGTGTTCACCGCAGACCCGGCGGCCGCCGCCGACCCGCCGACCCTCATCGCGACGATGTCGAAGCTGACCGGCGAGGTCGACCAGGCCAAGATCATGGAGTACGCGCCCTCCGACGTGCAGAACATGCCGGAGTTCCAGGGGATGAACACCGGGCAGCCGAGCGACCTGGCCGGCTTCGACGCGACTTTGATCGGTGGGTTCTACACCAAGGACGGCACGACACGGATGATCGCGCAGAAGACGGTGGTGATCCCGGCCGAGGACGGCATCTACGTGCTGAACGTCAAGGCGGACGGGCCGGAGGCGCAGCAGGGAGCGCTGATCGAGGCGACGTCGCTGATCGACGAGCAGGCCACCATCGTTCCCTGATCTCTCAGGCGCGCGAGACCCGTGACGCTTCGGCGATCTGCTCGGGCGTCGGCCGGACGCCGGTGTATCGCTCGAACTGTTCGGCCGCCTGCAGGGCGATGACCTCGGCGCCGGTGATCACCGGGACACCGGCGGCGCGCGCGGCCGCGATCAGCGGCGTCTCCGAGGGCAGCGCGACGACGTCGAACACGGTGTGCGCGCCGGCGAGTGTGTCGTCGGCGAACGCCGCGTCGTGTTCTTCACTGCCCCCGGCCATGCCGATCGGCGTGACGTTGATCAGGATGTCGGCACGACGCCGGCAGGGACCCGCGGTGTCGGCGGCGAACTCGTAGCCGAGCCGATCGGCCAGCGCCGGTCCGGCATGTCTGTTGCGGGCGACGACGGTGCCGCAGCCGAAACCCTTGTCGGCGAACGCCGCTCCGACCGCGCTGGCCATGCCGCCGCTGCCGCGGATCACCACCGTCTGCCCGGGATCGAGTCGATGGTCGTCGATGAGTTGTTGCACCGCAAGGTAATCGGTGTTCGACGCAGTGAGCCTGCCGCCGTCGTTGACGATCGTGTTCACCGACCGCAACCTGGCAGCAGACGGTTCCACGGTGTCGACGAGACCGAGGACGTCTTCCTTGAACGGCATCGACACCGAGCATCCGCGAATGCCCAGGGCGCGCACCCCGCCGATCGCGGCGGCGATGTCGGTCGTCGTGAAGGCCTTGTAGAGGAAGTCCAGTCCCAGGACCTCGTAGAGATGGTTGTGGAACCGGGTGCCGATGTTGCTGGGCCGACGGGCCAGCGATATGCACAACCGGGTGTCCTTGCTCAGCGGAGGGCGGCTCATCCGACCGCCCGGATCACCTGGCGGGCCACGCCCCGCAGTTGCCGGACCAGCTCGGGGCTGAAGTCCAGGTCAGCGGGCCGCGGCACGTCGATGACGGTGGTCACCACGCCGAGGTCGTCGCGGTGCCACCGGGCGCCGAACTTGTCGAGGATGGTGCGCATCGGGAGATTGTCGGCGAGCACCCGCGCGGTGAACCGCTGCACCCCGTCGTATTCGGCGGCCACCGAGATCGCGCCCATCAGGAACGTGCCGATCCCGCGGCCCTGGTAGTCGTCACCGACGATGAACGCGATCTCCGCTTCGGTCGGGTCGTTACCGCTGCGGACGAACCGGGCGTCGGCCACCACCGGACCGTCGGGGCCGTCGGTCAACACGAACACGAAGTGTTCGAGGTAGTCGACCTCGAACAGATAGGCCATCAGACGCCTCGACGGTGTACGCACCGACTGGAAGCGCCGGTAGAGCGTCTCACCGGAGAACTCGATGGGTCCGTTGATGGTGCGCTCGTTGTCGCCGGGCAGAACGGGGCGTAGATACAGCTCGGTCCCGTCGCCGACCTGCACGGGGATCGGTGTGACGAACGCGGCGAGACGCTGGCGGGCGGTGCGCACCAGCCGGTCCATCAGGCCGGGGATCTCGAGCATCGTCGCGAACGCCTCGCGGCCGCCGACCCACCCGCTCAGCGGTTCGGTCGCGATGACCGTGGCGGTCCGGGGCGCGTCACGCAGCAGGGCGATCTCGCCGACGATCAGGCCGGGAGCGACCTCGACGACGGTGTCGTGCCCGTCGGCGCCGGTGTGGCTCACCTCGGCCCGGCCCGATCCGATCAACAGGAAGGACACCGCCAGCTCACCCTGCTGCATCAGCACCTGTCCTGCCGCAGCCGCCAGCGGACGCAGCTCGGCGGCCAGGGGGATGAGCGCCTCGACTGGCACTCCGGCGAAAACGCCCAGGCCGGCCAGGTCCTCCGCTCGGACAACGGTCAGGCCGGACACGATCCGAGGCTACGGCGGGATCACCAGGTCCGGCAAGGTAATCCGCAGGTCGCCGGCGGGCCGACGTGACCTGCGTCGCGGATCGGTGGCGTGCAGTGCGTTTGCCCGTCCCGGCGATCGGCTACTTTTTCCGGTATGGACGGTCGCGAGTTGCTCGCCGGCCGCTACGAGCTACGAGGAGTTCTCGGCCGCGGCGGGATGGCTGAGGTCCGTGACGGCTGGGACACCCGACTCGACCGCGCGGTGGCGATCAAGCTGCTGCACCCCACGCTCATCGATCAACCCGATCAGCGCCGGCGCTTCGACGACGAGGCCCGCGCTGCCGCCGGACTCACCCACCCGAACATCGTGGCGGTGCACGACCGCGGCGAGCACGACGGGGTGCCGTTCATCGTGATGGAGCGGCTGCCCGGCAAGACCTTGGCCGATGTCATCGCCCGCGGGCCGTTGCCGCCGGCGCGGGTCCATGCGCTACTCGACGAGGTGCTCGGCGCGCTGACGGTGGCTCACCGTGCCGGAGTGCTGCACCGCGACATCAAGCCCGGCAACATTCTGCTGTCCCCCGACGGCGAGACGGTCAAGGTGGCCGACTTCGGCATCGCCAAGACGCCGGGCTCCGCGCAGACCACGAACGGTCAGATCATCGGGACGATGGCCTACATGAGCCCGGAGCGGGTGGCCGGTGCCCCGGCTTCGGTGGCCGACGACCTGTATGCGGTGGCCGTGCTGGCCTATGAGGCGGTGCTCGGGCGGCGGGCGTTCCCACACGACAACCCGGCGGCCCTGGCACGGGCCATCATCGACACCCCGCCACCGCCGCTCGCGCGCCTGCGGCCGCAGCTCGGACCCGCACTGACCGGCGTCATCTACCGGGCGATGGCGCGCGACCCGCGGCAGCGATTCGCCAGTGCCGAACAGATGCGCGCCGCCGCTGCCGGGGATCCCGCCGCGCTGGCCGCCGGCGTCGCACCGGCGCCTCCGGTCACGCCGCCGGGCACGCGCCCGCTGACCATCGTCCAACCTCCCCCGGGTACCGTCGCCGCGCCGTCGGCCAGTTACTTCGTACCGCCACGTCGCCGTGGCGCCCCGCTGAACCGAACGGCCCTGCTGGCCGCCGCCGGCGTGGCGGTGGCACTGATGGTGTCGGTTCTCGCGCTGGTGCTCAATTCGGCGTCGCCTGCCACCTCCCCCGCGGAACCGGCCGGGGCCAGCACCCCGGTGGCCCCACCCCCGCCGCCGCCCCCGCACACCGCACCGGTTGTCGACCAGCCCCCGGTCGTCGACCAGCCGCTGATACCCGCGTTCACCGGCGAGGGGCCGGGGAACGGGAACGGCAAGGGGAACAGCGGGGGCCGGGGGAACGGCAAGGGCAAGCACGACGACTGATCTCCGCTGCGTCGCTACGATCCGCAAGGACCGACGAGAGGACGACGCATGCGCACAATGATCACCGGTGTCGACGGGGACGGCAGATCCTGCGTCGTCAGCGACGGTGAACTGACACTCGACCAGCTGGCCCCCGGATTCGCGATGGGCATCCCGTTCGCCACCGCCACCTGCCCGCCGCCGGCACGGACCGGCGGAGCGGCGCCGCTGATCGACCAGGGCATCGCGCCGGGTCTGGTGCGCTGGATGGTGGTCGAGCTGGGCGCCGGATCGGAAACCCCGATGCACCACACCGACACCCTCGATCTGCAGACCGTGCTCTCCGGCAGCGTCGAGCTGGTGCTCGATGACGGTGCCCACCAGCTCGACGCCGGTGATCTCGTGGTGCTCGCCGGTGTGGATCACGCGTGGCGGGCCGGACCTGACGGGGCGCGGCTGAGCGCAGTGCTGATCGGCACGCCCCCACCCGGCAACGAGCCCTAGGCGGGAGCCGAGCGTGTCCACCACCGACGGCGCGCCGGACGCAGCCAACACGGCGGGCGGGCTCGACCACGTCGCCCGTGTGCAGAAGCGCACACTCACCGTCCTGGTCTTCGCGCAGGTGTGCAGTGGGGCGGGCCTGGCCGCTGGGATCACCGTCGGCGCCCTGCTCGCCCAGGACATGCTCGACTCGACGGGGTGGTCCGGCCTGCCCAGCGCGCTGTTCACGTTCGGCTCCGCCGGCGCGGCGCTGGCGGTGGGCCGACTGTCGCAGCGGTGGGGCCGGCGCCCTGGACTGGCGGCCGGCTACGCGGCCGGTGCGATCGGCAGCCTGGGCATCGTCGCGGCAGCGGTCCTCGACAACGTGGCGCTGCTGTTCGTGGCGCTTCTGGTGTACGGCTCGGGTACCGCCACAAACCTGCAGGCCCGCTATGCCGGCGCGGACCTGGCGGACCCCGATCACCGGGCCCGGGCCATCAGCACCGTGCTGGTGGCCACCACGCTCGGCGCCGTCGCCGGACCGAATCTTGTCGGCGTGCTCGGCGACGTGGCCGCAGCGATCGATGTCCCGCGGCTGGCCGGGCCGTTCCTGCTCGCGGCGCTGGCCTACGGATCGGCGGCGGCCGTCATCGTGACCTGGCTGCGTCCTGACCCGCTCATGCTGGCGGCGTCGCTGCCCAAGCCGGACGTGGGCGGCGTGCCCGACGGGAAGGACGGTGAGGGGCCGGCGTCCCTCAACCGCGCCGCGGTGGTCGCGGGCGCGGTGGGCATGGTGGTCACCCAGCTGGTGATGGTCGCGATCATGACCATGACGCCGGTGCACATGCAGCACCATCACCACCCGCTGTCGGCCGCCGGTCTGGTCATCTCGATCCATGTGGCGGCGATGTACCTGCCCGCGCCGATCTCCGGTGCGCTCGTCGACCGCTTCGGGGTGACGGTCGTCGGGTTTCTCGCCGCGGCGGTGTTGGCGGCGGCCGGTTTGACCGCGGCCTTCGCCCCGCCGCAGTCGGTGCCGCTGCTCGCCGTCGCGCTGGCACTGCTGGGTTTCGGGTGGAGCCTGGGGTTGGTGGCCGGGACGACGGCGATCACGAACAACACACCGGTCGCCACCCGCGCGCGCACCCAGGGCACCGTCGACGTGTTCATCGCCCTCGCCGGCGCCGGCGGCGGGCTCGCTTCCGGATTCATCGTGGCGGCAGCCGGTTTCACCTGGCTGGCCGTGCTCGGCGCGATCGTGGCGGTGGTCATCGCGCCGGCGGTGCTGCTCAGGAGGCGCTGAGCGGCGCCAGGTCGCGGTGGGGGTGGTCGTAGGCGCCCGACTGTTGGGCCCTGCCGCTCATCCGTATGCCGGATAGCGGTGCTCCCAGAACGCCAGCTGTGCGGCGCGGTGCCCCATCGCGGTACCGCTCTCGCGACCCAGAATCATCGTCGGCCCACCGACGCCGTCGTAGCGTTCCCACGGCTCTCCCCCACGGATGAATTCCAGCCACAGCTGCTGAATCGCCTCAGACATGCCGCGCGCCGCGTCATCCGCGCCGGCCAAGCCCGGCGCAGCGGCCAGGTTGCCGAAGACCAACGGCAGGCACGAGTCGTGGCAGGCTCCCAGTTCGGGCCGGGGCGACGGCCACTGCAGTTCGTAGCGGAACACCGCGTTGCCGCGCTCGGCGTGTGCCCGCACGAATTGCTCGGTGGGCGCGGTGAAGTGGTAGTCGGTGACGAGCGCGCCGGCGACGTCCCGAAGCGAGTTGTGGTCGGCGTGGTAGGCCGCCAGCACGGCGTCGACATCGTGACCCTGCCCCGCGAGCGCCTGCGCCCGCTGCCGGACGTACCGCTCGGTGACGACATCGTCGCCCAGCGTCGCATCGAAGATGCGCCACTCGTCGCGGGTCGACCCGGCGAGCACGGGGATCGCCGGCATGGCACGCGTGCGAGCGACCACCAAGGGATGTTCGACGATGACGTCGCCGTCGAGGCAGGGATGGAACGGGCCCTGCGGCGGCACGAATCCGGGGTCGATACCGCCTTGCGCGGCAAGGATCTGCTCGACGCTCGGTTCGCCGGCGCGGCCGACGGCGCCCGTGAACTGCTCGGCGACGGCTGATGCGGCCGCGGTGGAGCGCACGCGTTCGAGGCCGCCGCTCTGCAGGATGGCCCGGTCGAACAAGTCGCACCCGCTCGCCATCAGGGTGGCCACGGCGATCGCGCCGGAGGACTGCCCCGCCGCGGTGACGGCATCGGGGTCGCCGCCGAACGCGCCGATGTTCTCGCGTATCCACTGCAGCGCGCACTTCTGGTCGCGCAGTGTCAGATTGGTGGAGCCGGCCCCGTGCCAGTCGGGCGCGTAGAGGCACCCCAGCGCGCCGAGGCGGAAGTTCATCGTCACCACCACGATGTCACCGCGGCGGGCCAGCTGTGATCCGTCGAGCAGCGGAGCGGACCCGTGCCCCTGGGTCTGTCCGCCGCCGTGCAGGAAGACGAGCACGGGCCGGCGGGCGTCGTCGGCCGCGGGTGTCCAGATGTTGAGCGTCAGGCAGTCCTCGCTCATCGTCAGTCCACGCTTGGCCAGCCGCTCGGGTGAGATGGCTTGCGGAGGGATGGGTCCGAATACCG is a window from the Mycolicibacterium poriferae genome containing:
- a CDS encoding DUF5642 family protein, with translation MRLRPLAALVALGMVCAGCAGAPESAPPAGTTAPDLTVEPARIDRARHALPPGYEVAPYTGAPTPLAVWGLAGPVEAQPAQCVELAAPPVRPDSAQGWSASGPGGIIYAIVAAAAPGPPVTDAPGPPVTDAPGPPVEAVACQSWTATAGHTSATVRELPAPALEAAHTVGMATAATTVVEGGTETRADADTFVAHLGHFVCFVALVTDPGSAYPRLDAAFAADLLVETVSALRS
- a CDS encoding serine/threonine-protein kinase, which codes for MDGRELLAGRYELRGVLGRGGMAEVRDGWDTRLDRAVAIKLLHPTLIDQPDQRRRFDDEARAAAGLTHPNIVAVHDRGEHDGVPFIVMERLPGKTLADVIARGPLPPARVHALLDEVLGALTVAHRAGVLHRDIKPGNILLSPDGETVKVADFGIAKTPGSAQTTNGQIIGTMAYMSPERVAGAPASVADDLYAVAVLAYEAVLGRRAFPHDNPAALARAIIDTPPPPLARLRPQLGPALTGVIYRAMARDPRQRFASAEQMRAAAAGDPAALAAGVAPAPPVTPPGTRPLTIVQPPPGTVAAPSASYFVPPRRRGAPLNRTALLAAAGVAVALMVSVLALVLNSASPATSPAEPAGASTPVAPPPPPPPHTAPVVDQPPVVDQPLIPAFTGEGPGNGNGKGNSGGRGNGKGKHDD
- the soxR gene encoding redox-sensitive transcriptional activator SoxR, producing MDRAQELTPGEMALRSGVAVSALHFYEREGLITSRRTSGNQRRYSRDMLRRVAFIRMSQRLGIPLARIREAMATLPADRTPTSKDWARLSAAWRADLDERIVHLQRLRDNLTGCIGCGCLSLKVCALANPGDALAEEGPGAVRL
- a CDS encoding GNAT family N-acetyltransferase yields the protein MSGLTVVRAEDLAGLGVFAGVPVEALIPLAAELRPLAAAAGQVLMQQGELAVSFLLIGSGRAEVSHTGADGHDTVVEVAPGLIVGEIALLRDAPRTATVIATEPLSGWVGGREAFATMLEIPGLMDRLVRTARQRLAAFVTPIPVQVGDGTELYLRPVLPGDNERTINGPIEFSGETLYRRFQSVRTPSRRLMAYLFEVDYLEHFVFVLTDGPDGPVVADARFVRSGNDPTEAEIAFIVGDDYQGRGIGTFLMGAISVAAEYDGVQRFTARVLADNLPMRTILDKFGARWHRDDLGVVTTVIDVPRPADLDFSPELVRQLRGVARQVIRAVG
- a CDS encoding cupin domain-containing protein, giving the protein MRTMITGVDGDGRSCVVSDGELTLDQLAPGFAMGIPFATATCPPPARTGGAAPLIDQGIAPGLVRWMVVELGAGSETPMHHTDTLDLQTVLSGSVELVLDDGAHQLDAGDLVVLAGVDHAWRAGPDGARLSAVLIGTPPPGNEP
- a CDS encoding MFS transporter, yielding MQKRTLTVLVFAQVCSGAGLAAGITVGALLAQDMLDSTGWSGLPSALFTFGSAGAALAVGRLSQRWGRRPGLAAGYAAGAIGSLGIVAAAVLDNVALLFVALLVYGSGTATNLQARYAGADLADPDHRARAISTVLVATTLGAVAGPNLVGVLGDVAAAIDVPRLAGPFLLAALAYGSAAAVIVTWLRPDPLMLAASLPKPDVGGVPDGKDGEGPASLNRAAVVAGAVGMVVTQLVMVAIMTMTPVHMQHHHHPLSAAGLVISIHVAAMYLPAPISGALVDRFGVTVVGFLAAAVLAAAGLTAAFAPPQSVPLLAVALALLGFGWSLGLVAGTTAITNNTPVATRARTQGTVDVFIALAGAGGGLASGFIVAAAGFTWLAVLGAIVAVVIAPAVLLRRR
- a CDS encoding shikimate 5-dehydrogenase, which produces MSRPPLSKDTRLCISLARRPSNIGTRFHNHLYEVLGLDFLYKAFTTTDIAAAIGGVRALGIRGCSVSMPFKEDVLGLVDTVEPSAARLRSVNTIVNDGGRLTASNTDYLAVQQLIDDHRLDPGQTVVIRGSGGMASAVGAAFADKGFGCGTVVARNRHAGPALADRLGYEFAADTAGPCRRRADILINVTPIGMAGGSEEHDAAFADDTLAGAHTVFDVVALPSETPLIAAARAAGVPVITGAEVIALQAAEQFERYTGVRPTPEQIAEASRVSRA
- a CDS encoding DUF5642 family protein, with amino-acid sequence MSNPKLTVPALSACAVLLASCATSQSDLADADIANIAGIEDSFGPPFTVSTVGPAAIDPRLLGPQTLPEGLTFDPADCGKLANERTLPPDVQGNMAATTAEGDGVRYIVMAVETSEPVPVNRPSDQCQKVTFTGPGIRGLVEVIEAPQIEDTETVGTHRVLQTTTQAGSRTGELYNYVANFGPFIVIVTANPLVVPDQPVARVDTGRARDLVTRAVELVQG
- a CDS encoding carboxylesterase/lipase family protein encodes the protein MTALAHTALGTLRGDTSDDVVVFRGVPYAAPPIGERRWRPTQPTQSWAGIRDATVFGPIPPQAISPERLAKRGLTMSEDCLTLNIWTPAADDARRPVLVFLHGGGQTQGHGSAPLLDGSQLARRGDIVVVTMNFRLGALGCLYAPDWHGAGSTNLTLRDQKCALQWIRENIGAFGGDPDAVTAAGQSSGAIAVATLMASGCDLFDRAILQSGGLERVRSTAAASAVAEQFTGAVGRAGEPSVEQILAAQGGIDPGFVPPQGPFHPCLDGDVIVEHPLVVARTRAMPAIPVLAGSTRDEWRIFDATLGDDVVTERYVRQRAQALAGQGHDVDAVLAAYHADHNSLRDVAGALVTDYHFTAPTEQFVRAHAERGNAVFRYELQWPSPRPELGACHDSCLPLVFGNLAAAPGLAGADDAARGMSEAIQQLWLEFIRGGEPWERYDGVGGPTMILGRESGTAMGHRAAQLAFWEHRYPAYG
- a CDS encoding LpqN/LpqT family lipoprotein, translating into MSTPMRAGVVAAAAVALAVGLSACGSDTATEGSATTEQSTETTSAAPTTSAQASGPEAGPKMTIDEYVAQNDIVQTPVLPDDPDAPAVTLPIAQGWEDMGDQSPPGAYRAMVFTADPAAAADPPTLIATMSKLTGEVDQAKIMEYAPSDVQNMPEFQGMNTGQPSDLAGFDATLIGGFYTKDGTTRMIAQKTVVIPAEDGIYVLNVKADGPEAQQGALIEATSLIDEQATIVP